AACAGtcggtttaaaatttaaatgaagCACTATCGCTTACGCTTTCCAGAGTTTCCACTTTTCTCCCAAATGTATATTCACCAAACTGTCCTTTAAAGGTGGAGACTAGAGAGGCTCACATGGGTGGATTACTCGTGTACGTGGGTCGTTCTGCCACGTTAACATATTCACAACAATAGGTGGGTCCCTGACCCTCTTATCAAATTGCTTTTGCTCGTCCATTGTAGATTTGACCCGTttaagatgaacattatttagacctcatttttttttaaatacatccCATTAACTctttaaaaatacattaaaataagatatacttaataaaaaatagagtgcaaacaATGTTCATCCCCGCTGATAGGTATCTACTCTATTCTCTTAACGTGGCTGTGTCATTTGTTTCTCGAGTTCCCGATTTCCAAATGACTAAAAACAGTCATATATAAAACTGAATTGTGCAGTCTAAAAGATAGCCCACACCCGAATCAACGCTTGTTTGGTCATGTCAATAGACAATAGTGTACCATAATTCTATTGCGCAATTGTTTTTTCTAAGCTTACAAGTTTATTGTCAATGGTTAGCcctctttgaattttttttttattcacagTGTTTTAATAGATAAATACATATTAGTATGTACTGTGTGACAATGATTGGCAGGACTTTTGTAGTCGAACACATACCAATTGAATTGTTGCTTTCGGTAGTTATTTGAAAAAGAACCAAAAGAGTATtgcttttcatgtatttttattCTCGTGTACCGGAGCAAGCCAAAAGATTCTTTTTTTATcctgcaccttttttttttttttttccttatccCTAAAAATCACGTCATTCTCACTCCAAATGTTGTTCAACTGCCTAAATTGAACTATTTTTCTACAAGGTTCCAAGACTTCCAACGGTATGAATTCGTTGaatcaaaaaataaagtatGAATTCGAATATAAAAATGCGATCATGGAAGGACAATAATTCCGCATTATTTTATTCTCTATTGTTTAAATAACCTCTGTGAGagaataaactttttttttattttatttggttgaGCAAAGACTGATGGCATCTCATTTAATATTGGCAGGCAGGACTCCCCCACCCCAACTCCAAGTCCAAGTGCATCTGTGCATCCATGCGCACTTCAAAGCGAAAAAACAATGGGTAAGTTGTCTTACCTTACCAAATGCCATTCAGCAGAAGAAAAGGATCACATGAGAGATTTATgtaacacatatatatttataagatTATGAAATAATACACGGGCCAAAAGTGCCAGAAAAATGACCAAACATACTGAGCATGAAATAACATCActgtgaaaattttaaaataagtaAAAGCAAATTAATACCAGAAATTCAAAGATGTTACGACTGACTGGCAACAACTATAGGACCAAACTACAATAAACAAGAATTACAGGCTAAAAATGATATAAACCTTAATTGGAGGTCTCAGGTTCATACTGCCAGGGGTTAAATTCCATTGATGAGACATCAATCTCTTTCGAGCTGCTGGAGCTATCTATGGCAGCCCGATGTTCGTTATATTTGCCATTGTACTCGCATACTTCCAAGTCACCCCAAGGCGTAGGATGTATTTCACCAGTTACCTCAAACCATTTTGGAGTAAATTTATCACCATTAGCCTCACGTTTCCTCTTCTCAACTCTCTGTTGCTCTTCCAGCCTAGTAAAAGACAGAAGGGGTTAGCTCCTCTTTCTGGCTCAACTGATAATTAGCTGAGCATTGTCCATACATTTAAGAGATTAGCATGCACAAGCATTTTTTCTTTCAGtgaaaaaaacatattttttatgGTTATACCACAAAagctcatttttctttttcacagggtagagagagagagagagagagagagagaggcagagaaGGAGACCTGCTCTTTTCTGACCCAGCTTTTGAGAGGTCGCCCTTCTCAAGGGCATATCTATCAGGACGTAAACGAGAATCTGATGCCAATAACCCTTTGGGAGCAGTTTCAAAGCTGTTTATTTTGTGTGCAAAATGAGTGTACTGGAACTTGTCATTCTTTGGAGCATCTGCAACCCTCCAAACCTGCATATGAATCACACCAATGAATGATGACTTACTTCAAGATCAAAGTTATACTCATTGCCCCACACAAGTATGTACAAGTTACATCCCCTAAAGTCTAATAAAACCATACATTCAAAGTCATGACAAAAATCTTAATTCCTGCTCATTATTGACACGAGTAGTATCTCCGAGATAGCCATTCCCCGAAAATTGCTAATTGAAGACAGgttatgtatacatatatgccTGAATATAATGGAGAACAAGTATTGAGGTACAATTGCTTAACTGAACCGCTTTTGCTTTAATCTTACGATTGGATGATGACCCCTCACCAGCCAAAACAGAAGAATTAGTCCTCAGTCCTTCAAAACTCTTAAGTCTGCAACTAGTTTTCTAGAtattaattaagtaattatgGTCCATTTCTACTTTTCACACTCACACACAGAGTCATTCATCAAGAACAATAAGTCGTGTTGTAATAAGTAAATATAGCTCGAAGAAATCATCTCACTAGAAACGGAATCCCAAGAGAAAATTATGTTTTAAAGAATTTCATATTCACATCCAAAAGCTTCACTAAAACCTTTTCTAAACCACCAGATTGATAAGCATTATTGACCAGTAATGCCAAAAAGACAAAATATCCACCCTAAGCTGGCAGTGAGGAACATAAGTGGTAAACCTCTTTTAGTTAAGTGCGTGGGAGTCCATCTAAACATATACATAATAAACCCAAAAGCACAGAAAGGATAGTCCCGCTTGCATGATGACAAAAGATGGAAACTAAAAACACAAACCTCTTTTAGTTCAGTGCCTGGAAGTGGTTCACCTTCTGTATCACAGTTTTGATAATGCAGTGATTCATTCCACTTCCCAGTAATCAATATCTTGGGCTCCTCAGCAGCATTATACACATATCCATCAACTTCATACCTACCAGCTCTGCAAATGCAAATACTATTCATTGCTAAAGGAAAAAAGACAACTAGTGCATCTTGATTTATAAGTCACAACTCACTACTAATATTTCCATTGAATGTGTAAATATAGTTTCAAACTACAGAAACGGCATCCCAACAAAGCAAAGTACAGATGTATAAATTGGCCGGACTGTGAAACACTCCACACAGAGTAATCATATTATACAAAGAAATTATAACAGCAGCAACACAGTTCAAAGGAGGGGTAACCATACCCAAACCAACCGCAAGGTTGAAAATATAGCACAACTTTGTCTCCTGTGGTCAAATTAGTCATGATCATCTCCCCTGGTGAATCAATCCATGTGCGTCCGAAGATTAAGTTGCTAACTTTTGTGGGAGGAGGCACCAAATCAAGAACTACACCATCCCTTTTGAGGGTCACACGTGTCCtgcatataaatatattgcaaattAACAGATAAACAATTTCTAAAAGTTTCTTCCACACACGAGTAGAAGAATCTAACTAGACAAGTTATACTAACAGCACGTTGTCTTGATTAGATCTTACTGTTGCAGGTTGCAACTCTACACTGTTATATACTCATCATACGATTCCCAACTGAAAAAAGGACATTATACTTTGTTATATTTAGCCATGTGGAGGTATGAGTAATTACATTTAGGCAAGTGAAGGAAGCAGATCAGTTGGGCTTTAGGGGGAGGGAGGGGGTATTAAATTGAACAAATTACTGTTTATCTTATAGAATAAACCAAACGAAACTAATGGTTTTGCTTAGGCGAAATACCTCTTTTCAAAATTCTTGAAATGTTTTGTCCCAATAGAGTCAGTGAGCTCAGTGCACTGTTTTCCTTGATAAAAAAGTAATTCCTACTTCCTAGCTCAATTCTAATACCACAAGCTTTTGAGAGATCTTTTATGATTCTgttaaaataaaagaacaaagatTGCAGACTATGCTACTTATTTAGAAACATTTCCAGGATCTCTGTCAAGAATCATTACTGTAGTAGTGCTGCTATTACTGAACCAGCAAGTGCTTGAATACTTTCCATATTTtatattactttatttaaaaattatacgcaaataaaaatattatttgatgGCAACATCCTAGAATAAAAGATAATCTTAGGACTAGCTCTGACTTTAGTATAACGATAGcaacaagaaacaagaaatcATTGATTTATTACCTTCCAAGTGGATATATCTCAACCGAGTTCCCCAGAAACTTAGTTCGCACCTTTGAAGTTAAATCGTAAGTGAAATGATCATTTTCAGCATGTGCAGCACCAATTGGAGGGTGATGACTAACCTGAAAGGATAAAAACATTACAAAGGTTTTAAATATCGACCATTACTAAACTTAAAAGCAAggcaagaagaaacaaaaatggtAACACATTGCTCTAAAAAAGCAGTTCAAGATAAAACTCTACCAATATTGGAAAATGACAAATGTTTTCTTCTCTCATTTCATCCAACAATGTCAAGAAATGGATGAAGAAGGGATTCGAAAAATTGGGTGCTCTATGACTCACCTGCTCTGCTAAAAATGCAACACCACCATGATTGACCATTTCATAAGTCTCGCCGAGAATTGGATTAAATGGCTTCCAGGTTCGTTGAAGGGCATAGTATATAGATATAGCCCATGATGCTGCAAGCAGCTATTGTGAGTACAGCAACAACAAATGCttccatatatataaacacagaTGCAAACCATCACCAGCCagaaacacagagagagaaggTACAGAGTACTCACAAGAATATACTAATCGCATGTATGGATCCTCACATTTATCTGCCAGATCTAGCAAATGGGAGTATTCCATAATCTGTGAACAAAAAACAAGCCTTATAGTGGAGCAACATTTTGGAAAATAGGAAAGCAAATATACAACAGCTTTTAAAATCTTCTTCTGCTGGACAAAGAAACAGCCATTAAAACAGGAATTATATCAGGATCAACTTCCATGAAAATAAACAAACCTCAGCCATTTTCTGCAGCATTGACATTGGCTCAAAGATAATCACAGGGAGGGTCACCATTGATGTGATATCTGATCCTACGTACTTCTGCATCATCTTCCAGTAACTGTCCTGGTCctgtaaaaaaacaaacaactcTTGTTCAGAAATGTAAAACACATcagaaaacaaatttaattatATTGCTCAAGCCTCTCACATAATAATCTAATGTATTTTTCAGTCACTTAATATAAGCCTCTTTTGCAAGCTATGAACttcatttttgagcttgtagagGCATCCACAAAACCTGCAAACACCCATTTCCTTGCTTTACATTTAATGCAGATAACCAAGATGGTCTACATTATCTAACTTATCATCACAAGTGCCAACCCTTCTACAAAACAATCACCCCCTCCAGCACATGTGGAGGTTCATAAGTGCCTTGTGGACTTCACCGGTCAGTCAGCACCACATACCGGGAGGATATCTTCATGGAGGCCCAAAATCTCTACTGGACATTTGAATCCTTCTCTTCCTCGTGAATGTCAGTCACCATTAGCAAAGGAATGTGCTCCAATTGATAGAGGTATCAACAGAAGTTTTTCAATATCTCGGAATGTTCCAGAAATATACTGACCAATGTGGAATCTCCAACCATGTGGGTCTACACTACAACTGAGTCTTAGCAAATTCAACAACACATGAAGTTTCATGTATAGATTCCTAAAGATATCATATAGAATACTAGATTAACAGAGTTTATTGTGAAAACATGTATCACCTTAACAACAGTGAATGAAAGAAATTTACAAGTTACGACGGTGAAAGTGAATAAAAGTTAACATAAGTAATTGTGTGGCACATCCTTGGGCAAGCCAATGGCCTAGTAGTAAAGTTGTTTCATCAGAACCAAGGGGCAACACCTTCAAATCCTGGAAAAAGCCTCTCTACAAGAGAGTAAGACTATGTAGCCATCTTGCCTATCCCCAATCCAGCCTCTACTAGGAGAGTCTTGTGTAATTGAAATCGTTTCAATTACCTTATGAATAAGAACTCATAGAATATCGTATATTAGTGTGTTTGTATTGCCTTGTATGCTGACTGTTGCACCTTATATGTCACTGCCTAACATGACAAATCAATTTTCCTAGCCTTAAATTGCTGCATCTAAACCTTGCACTCGAAATTCCTGTACCCTAGTGCATGATAGCAATTGGTCGCTTAATGACAGATACATAATTTCAAAGCTAAGCAGAACATGGGTGAAGTAATGAACCTCCTGTTTCCATCTTCCTCTCTTTGCTTCCTCTTCGGCATCTTCAGTGCCTCCTTCTGGATTAACAACTTCCAGACCTTCATAACCTACTAAACTGTCAAATGAAATACTCCAAATAAGTCACTAAATCAGATTGTTTTGTTCAAGATCATTGGCCATGTGATATACTAAATCAAACCCAAACAATAGAGTATTGAAATCATAGCTAGATACGCTGTACTGTATGCTTACAATTAAGTGGAAAAAataacataacaaaaaaaaagcaaaaaaaatccaGATCATCCTGCACAAGTTTCAACATCTGATGATTACGCAAATTGGAACCGCGAATTTTAAGAAGAACACGGAGCAGATCTGAATTACCCGTTCACAGATTTGGTAAAGCTCGAAAAGGTAGAAGCGATCGACGAGAAGAAACCGCCGCTCCCGCCGCCTTGCTTGGGATCGTTAGAAGCCATGTCTTCTGAAATAAATCGTTGAAGCCGGTGAAATCGAATCTCCGAAGAGCAagaagtagagagagagagcaagagagAGGTAGACGTGACACTAAAgaatttgatatatttttacgtgttattaattaaattatttataatccAAGTCCAATGAAGAGGAAAATAACGACGAAGAGAGGAAGGATGCTTTGTTGGCGCCTCCTTTGTTTCGATTTTTGAagtcaaaaaatgaaaagatgtTTCAGTGAAGATCTTAGATCCACGCGTTTATGGAATGCTTGAATTTCGTACATGAAAATTCTAGATAGGAGGTGTGAGATGCAAGTGGATGGGGGCTGCAATTTTTAATTGTCTGTAATTCCTCCTTGAAATATCATGTCAAGTAATCATAAACGGCTTAAAGCATCCATAATGAGATGACTTTAGAGTATTTGAGATGATATTTTCTAAATAAGTTAAGTGTTAGATGTTTATAATGGGTACTTGAGATAATATTTTCTTTACAAATTAAGCACTACATACACACaacacacaatgggtgaaaaatgacacttgaaaaattaattCATGTTGCATCAAATGGGGCCCCAATTcctccaaaatccaaatcaaaCCTCACCAACGTCTTGAAGAAGTAACACCACCAAGACTTGCTGAAAGTTGTTTGGGTACGAAACAAGAATGTTGAAACTCTGGCAGTGGTTCAACTAATTTGTAATAATTTGAAAGGTCGTTAACAAAAAAAGgcaagaaaaatgaagaatgacAAGAAAAAGACAATACTATAAAGAATCAGAGAGTTAACGAGGCCAAAGAGATGAGTTGCAATAATCGCATGGATAGCTGCCGGCAATGGATGATCCTTCGCCGTGGTTACATCACCAGCTTTAATATATAACATTGGTTTTGACAATGAAAGAAATAATTTCCGATTGAATTGGTAGATTCACTTGCGTGTCGACTGTGTCAATACCTCTCTCTCTTAATCAACCTGTAGGGGGAATATAAAATGAAGATGATTCAATGTGACTTGGATCAGGGGCCACATTCGCTTTTGGGCTTGATCGTGGTCCAAGCCCAATAAATGAAGTCGAACCTTTTAGTTTAACTACAGAAACGAGCCTCATGTATACCAGGCCCATACAACGGCCCGATAAGTTAGGGCTCTacaaataaattcatcaatCATCACACAGTGACAGCGTTATCTTTCACAGTTTCACCCACAACGACGATCGAGCGCACTCTCACGTCTCGAGAAAATACTTGCTCCTTACACTTATCGCACCACATGAAACCTCCAGTTATATTTCAATAGGACCAACGATGGCGATTCG
The window above is part of the Tripterygium wilfordii isolate XIE 37 chromosome 3, ASM1340144v1, whole genome shotgun sequence genome. Proteins encoded here:
- the LOC119995231 gene encoding oxysterol-binding protein-related protein 3B-like, which gives rise to MASNDPKQGGGSGGFFSSIASTFSSFTKSVNGLVGYEGLEVVNPEGGTEDAEEEAKRGRWKQEDQDSYWKMMQKYVGSDITSMVTLPVIIFEPMSMLQKMAEIMEYSHLLDLADKCEDPYMRLVYSSSWAISIYYALQRTWKPFNPILGETYEMVNHGGVAFLAEQVSHHPPIGAAHAENDHFTYDLTSKVRTKFLGNSVEIYPLGRTRVTLKRDGVVLDLVPPPTKVSNLIFGRTWIDSPGEMIMTNLTTGDKVVLYFQPCGWFGAGRYEVDGYVYNAAEEPKILITGKWNESLHYQNCDTEGEPLPGTELKEVWRVADAPKNDKFQYTHFAHKINSFETAPKGLLASDSRLRPDRYALEKGDLSKAGSEKSRLEEQQRVEKRKREANGDKFTPKWFEVTGEIHPTPWGDLEVCEYNGKYNEHRAAIDSSSSSKEIDVSSMEFNPWQYEPETSN